The segment GGCGGAATACGCGACAAGGGCGAGGCGCCGCTGGATACGGCGAAGCGGGAGCTGCTCGAGGAGACCGGGGCGGTATCAGATAATTGGATACAAGCTGGAGTCACCTACCCGGATCCTGCTCGCCTGAACAACCGGGTTTGGACGTTTCTCGCACGCGATATCCGTTTTGAACACCTGCAGAATCTCGATGAAAACGAGGACCTCGCCGTCAGACTGGAACCGCTCGACGCGATCCCGTCCCTGATCTCAGCCGGCGAGTTCATGCAGGCTACGCAGATTGCCAGCTACTTCCTTGCGCGGGAAGTGATGGGGAAGCCAGTAGCGAGGAGCCAGTAGCCAGTAGTCAGGAGTCCGGAGCGAGTGTGGTGAGTGGATTCAGTTGGAAACTATCGGATCGATACTCTTCAGGTGTGGTGAGTGGTGAGCTGCGAGCGGCTTGGTGCTCACCACCCACCACATCTGAGGAGTAAACTGTCTCGAGGCGCAATTGACCTTCACTCACCACACCAGCTGCTTGCATACTGGCTCCTAGCTCCTCGCTACTGGCTACTGGCTACTGGCTACTCACTCGTCACGACTTCTTGCTCTTCGCAATCACACCCTCGAGAACCTTGTTGTAGTTGGCAGCGCCGCCTTCCTCGTATCCAAGGCGCTCGATTTCCTTGCCGTCGCCATCGACGATGATGATCGTCGGGTAGCCCTCGATTTTGAACTGGTCCTGCAGCTCGAAATTCTGCTTCTGAGTGGCTTCATCCAGCTTCTTCTTTCGCGGGAAATCCAGTTCGACCAAAACGAAGCGATCCTGGGTGAAATCCTTGAACTCCTGTTGTGAGAAAACCTCTTTATCGAGCCGCTTGCACCAGCCGCACCAGTCGGATCCGGTAAAGTCGAGAAGGACGAGTTTGTTCTCGGCTTTGGCCTTGGCCAGCGCCGCCTGATAGTCGGTTGTCCAACCTTCCCCACCTGCACGGGCGAGGCCTGCAAAGGCGAGCAAGAGGAACGAGACGAAGGAAATACGAAGAATGGATTTCATTGTTTGAGGTACGCACCAAAACACCGAAACCCCGGAATTTCAAATCGGGAGGCAGGAGCCGGGAGCGATCGTGGCTCACCACAGCTCGCGCTCGAGGTGTGCTGAGTGGTGAGTGGTGAGCTCTCGTTGCTCAATAAAGCCTGCGCTAAAAGTGTAGTGAGTGCCGAAGCAGGATAAAGTAGGCAAAAAGGACGGCACGCGTTGGCGTCCCCCCTAATCCCCCCTAATCCCCTCAACCTCCCACTTCACAGTCCCCACAACCCGCGCCAGAGCCCCCGAAAATGGAATGCCAAGTGAGGAAGACGAAATTGTCGTACATCGCGCACAAGTGCCCGCGCATTGAGACGCACTTGGTCTTGGCGGCTGAGGAGGTGCGATGAAACCACTTGCATACCCCTTTATCGGATCGGGGAGTACCCCTAGTTTGTGGAAAAAAAGCGAGGTGGGGAAAATGAGGGCCTTTGACAACTTGGTTACCAAAATGACCTCGGCTTTTGGGGAACGAAGGAATTGATGAATCTTTCTTCGCCGAGCGGGTTGTTCATTGACACTGAAACCCAATCTCATTTGGAATAGTCGCAATTCGTGCTTCCTGCATTCTCCAGTCCTTCGCGCATGCGCCTCACCGACCTCCCAGTCGGTGCGGTGGGCAGGGTCTGCGAACTCGAGGGCCAGGCCCAGTTTTGCCAACGCCTTCGCGAAATGGGCTTTTGTGAATCTGCGGTGATCGAGAAGGTGGCGGGGCAACACACGCTGCTCTGTCAGGTGTGCGGCACCAAGATCGCGCTCAGTGGGCGCGCGGCTGACCACATTCTGGTCGAGCTTGTCCGAGGCGGCCACGCCGTCTGATGCGATGACGCCGCTTTCTGGCATTGCACTCGGTACGTCTGCGACCGTGCGGGAGCTCCCCAAGACAGGATCTGCCTTCCTGCGTCTCCGAGAGATGGGTGTCCTGCCCGGAACACAGGTGACCCTCATTCGCACTGCACCCTTGGGTGATCCTCTTGAAATCAAAGTACGCGGCTACCATCTGTCGCTGAGGCGCAGCGAGGCCGACTCCGTGCTCGTTGAACCCGTCGCCTGATCCCCCGGAACGGCGAGCCCCTCATCATGCCCGTCGATCACGCCACTCCCGGCCGAACACCGTCTTATGCGTTGGTGGGGAATCCCAATTGCGGCAAGAGCACCCTCTTTAATGCGCTGACCGGGCTTAAGCAGAAGGTGGGCAACTATCCCGGTGTCACCGTCGAGAAAAAGGTGGGCACGGCCTACACGCAACACGGGCAGCCGATGACCGTCGTCGATCTGCCTGGCGCGTATTCACTCGCAGCGCGGTCTCCCGATGAGGCCGTCACCCGCGACGTGCTTCTGGGCCGCAGGCCTGACACTCCGGCACCCGATCGGGTGTTGTGCATTGTCGATGCCACCAACCTCGAGCGTAACCTCTACCTCGTTCATCAGATTCTCGACCTCGGCCGCCCGGTGATCCTCGTGATCAACATGATGGACTTGGCCGTAAAGCAGGGGTTGGCGATTGACGTGGAGCGTCTCGAGCGCCAGCTGCGTGTGCCCGTGGTCCCATGTGAGGCGGTCAACGGGCAAGGACTCATCCCGCTGAAACTGGCGATGAGTCGCCATGATTTGCCGCTGCCAAAACATGCGTGGGATGTACCGGCGGCGATCGCACCCGCAGTGGCGGAGTTGCAGGCTTCGCTGGTTGCAAACGACGGCAAAAGCCCCCTCAGCGCCCGGGCCGAAGCTCTCTTGTTGTTGACCGATCTCGATACCGTGCGCGTGTCCGGTTCCACGCCCCTCAACCAAAAGACGCGCCAGATTCTCGACTCCTGGCAGGAGCGCTGGTCAAGAGAGGGGACAGACTGGTCCGGCACCTTGGTCAACAGTCGCTATGAGGCAATCGCCAAGCTCTGCGAAGGCCTTGTCGAGAAACACAAAGCCCCTCAAGGCCCCTCCCTGAGCGACCGCATCGACGGAGTCGTGACCCACCCGATCTGGGGTTGGCTGGCTCTCGGCGCCCTGATGATCTCCATTTTCCTCTCCATTTTCACCTTAGCCGAAGCCCCCATGACCTGGATCGATGAAGGCATGGCTGCGCTGGCGGACAGCGTGAAGGGGCACATGGCCCCGGGCGACCTGCGGGATCTGATAACCGACGGTGCCATTGCGGGGGTGGGAGGCGTGCTCGTGTTTTTGCCGCAGATCCTGATTTTGTTTTTCTTCATCGGGCTGTTGGAAAGCACCGGCTACATGGCCCGTGCGGCTTTTATCATGGATCGGCTGATGAGCCGCGTGGGACTCAATGGGAAAAGCTTCATTCCTCTCCTCAGTTCCTACGCCTGCGCAATTCCGGGCATCATGGCCACTCGCACCATCGAGGACCATAAAGACCGCCTGGTCACAATACTCGTGGCGCCGCTGATGAGCTGTTCGGCCCGCCTCCCCGTGTACCTGCTGATGATTGCGGCTTTGGTACCGAATGGTGAGGTGCCTGTT is part of the Opitutaceae bacterium genome and harbors:
- a CDS encoding thioredoxin family protein, giving the protein MKSILRISFVSFLLLAFAGLARAGGEGWTTDYQAALAKAKAENKLVLLDFTGSDWCGWCKRLDKEVFSQQEFKDFTQDRFVLVELDFPRKKKLDEATQKQNFELQDQFKIEGYPTIIIVDGDGKEIERLGYEEGGAANYNKVLEGVIAKSKKS
- a CDS encoding NUDIX hydrolase gives rise to the protein MKPWKTLSSRTEFTTPWFSIRSDTCQDWKGRTIEPYYVMETLDWVHVVAVDGTGKMIVVRQWRPASGTFVDELPGGIRDKGEAPLDTAKRELLEETGAVSDNWIQAGVTYPDPARLNNRVWTFLARDIRFEHLQNLDENEDLAVRLEPLDAIPSLISAGEFMQATQIASYFLAREVMGKPVARSQ
- a CDS encoding FeoA family protein, translating into MRLTDLPVGAVGRVCELEGQAQFCQRLREMGFCESAVIEKVAGQHTLLCQVCGTKIALSGRAADHILVELVRGGHAV
- a CDS encoding FeoA family protein, whose product is MTPLSGIALGTSATVRELPKTGSAFLRLREMGVLPGTQVTLIRTAPLGDPLEIKVRGYHLSLRRSEADSVLVEPVA
- the feoB gene encoding ferrous iron transport protein B, producing MPVDHATPGRTPSYALVGNPNCGKSTLFNALTGLKQKVGNYPGVTVEKKVGTAYTQHGQPMTVVDLPGAYSLAARSPDEAVTRDVLLGRRPDTPAPDRVLCIVDATNLERNLYLVHQILDLGRPVILVINMMDLAVKQGLAIDVERLERQLRVPVVPCEAVNGQGLIPLKLAMSRHDLPLPKHAWDVPAAIAPAVAELQASLVANDGKSPLSARAEALLLLTDLDTVRVSGSTPLNQKTRQILDSWQERWSREGTDWSGTLVNSRYEAIAKLCEGLVEKHKAPQGPSLSDRIDGVVTHPIWGWLALGALMISIFLSIFTLAEAPMTWIDEGMAALADSVKGHMAPGDLRDLITDGAIAGVGGVLVFLPQILILFFFIGLLESTGYMARAAFIMDRLMSRVGLNGKSFIPLLSSYACAIPGIMATRTIEDHKDRLVTILVAPLMSCSARLPVYLLMIAALVPNGEVPVWTKVGIMMGMYLLGTFGAFGFAWLFKRTLLKGELPMMIMELPPYRLPRLLDVLRQMAERAWMFVRRAGTVILAISLVLWFLQTYPKSPEGTENALAMRNSYAGQVGQAIEPVIKPLGFDWQIGIGLVASLAAREVFVSTMSVVFNVEASEEDTQPLREALASARWPDGSTLFTPLVCVTLMVFYVFAMQCVSTLAVVRRETNSWRWPAFQLVYMTGTAWIICFFVYQGGRLLGF